The proteins below come from a single Malus sylvestris chromosome 3, drMalSylv7.2, whole genome shotgun sequence genomic window:
- the LOC126616747 gene encoding putative GTP diphosphokinase RSH1, chloroplastic, whose translation MSSAPSMSVSLECVNVCKLSKGDGSGRNDCSVFSCAWKAPRVLTGFLASTAHHPQCSWLPDSRNGRRNRTNHRYQSSSVGGWNSAEASDFVVLGRLLKSGFLCVGGKRWHLRCSSSLSSAVLDDISSETLWEDLKPSISYLSPKELELVHNALKLAFDAHDGQKRRSGEPFIIHPVEVARILGELELDWESIASGLLHDTVEDTNVVTFERIEEEFGTTVRHIVEGETKVSKLGKLKCKSEEVSVQDVKADDLRQMLLAMTEEVRVIIVKLADRLHNMRTLSHMPPHKQSSIAQETLQVFAPLAKLLGMYQIKSELENLSFMYTNAEDYAKIKRRVAGLYKEHEKELVEANKILLKRIQDDEFLELMEVKTEVRAVCKEPYSIYKAALKCKSSINEINQIAQLRIIIKPKPSLGAGPLCTPQQICYHVLGLVHGIWTPIPRMMKDYIATPKPNGYQSLHTTVIPFLYESMLRLEVQIRTEEMDLIAQRGIASHYSGRGFVTVLIGRSLPNGRSSRGKTVCLNNANIALRIGWLNAIREWQEEFVGNMSSREFVETITRDLLGSRVFVFTPRGEIKNLPKGATVIDYAYMIHTEIGNKMVAAKVNGNLVSPMHVLVNAEVVEIITYNSLTGKSAFQRHKQWLQHAKTRSARHKIMKFLREQAALSVAEITADKVNDFIADSEEEIEAEELPSTFKGYKPIWEKMMGNVVEVSLPERSSIDPFQITNGSALAPKVNGKHNKNVQHVSLKAAGESLSQGNGIAKMLQANIPMCKEALPSLESWQASKVASWHSIEGHSIQWFCVVCVDRKGMMAEVTTALAAAGITICSCVAEIDGERGMAVMLFHVEGNVESLVIACSSIDIILGVLGWSTGCSVPSSMDNLQYLEC comes from the exons ATGTCTTCCGCTCCTTCCATGTCAG TTTCTTTAGAATGCGTGAATGTGTGTAAGCTATCGAAAGGGGACGGAAGTGGGAGAAATGACTGTAGCGTGTTCTCTTGTGCGTGGAAAGCTCCAAGAGTCTTGACGGGGTTTCTTGCGAGCACGGCTCATCATCCTCAATGTTCATGGTTGCCAGATTCACGAAATGGAAGAAGGAACCGGACTAATCAT AGATATCAGTCCTCTAGCGTAGGAGGTTGGAATTCTGCTGAAGCTTCAGATTTTGTAGTTCTTGGAAGACTGCTTAAATCAGGTTTTCTTTGTGTTGGTGGTAAGAGATGGCATCTGCGATGTTCTTCATCTTTGTCTTCAGCTGTCTTGGATGATATTTCTTCTGAAACATTGTGGGAG GATCTTAAGCCGTCTATCTCATACCTCTCACCTAAAGAACTGGAACTTGTCCATAATGCTCTTAAG CTGGCTTTTGACGCACATGATGGTCAGAAAAGGCGCAGTGGAGAGCCTTTCATCATTCATCCAGTTGAAGTTGCACGAATTTTAGGAGAACTC GAGTTGGATTGGGAATCCATTGCTTCTGGATTACTACATGATACAGTCGAGGATACCAATGTTGTTACTTTCGAAAGGATAGAGGAGGAGTTTGGCACTACTGTTCGCCATATTGTAGAAGGAGAAACTAAG GTGTCAAAGCTGGGAAAATTGAAGTGCAAGAGTGAAGAGGTTTCTGTACAAGATGTAAAAGCAGATGACCTTCGCCAGATGCTTCTAGCCATGACAGAGGAG GTCCGAGTTATCATCGTCAAATTAGCTGACAGACTCCATAACATGCGTACCCTTTCACACATGCCACCGCATAAGCAG TCAAGCATTGCACAGGAGACATTGCAGGTCTTTGCTCCTCTAGCAAAGTTGCTTGGGATGTACCAAATCAAG TCGGAACTTGAAAACCTTTCCTTCATGTACACAAATGCTGAAGATTATGCTAAGATCAAGAGAAGAGTTGCAGGCCTCTACAAAGAGCATGAGAAAGAACTTGTGGAG GcaaacaaaattttgttgaAGAGGATTCAGGATGATGAGTTCTTAGAACTTATGGAGGTGAAAACTGAAGTTCGTGCCGTGTGTAAGGAACCATACAG TATCTACAAGGCCGCGCTCAAATGTAAAAGTTCAATTAACGAGATCAATCAAATTGCACAG CTTCGAATTATAATCAAACCAAAGCCATCCCTTGGAGCTGGACCTTTGTGCACCCCACAACAG ATCTGCTACCATGTTCTTGGGCTGGTTCATGGAATCTGGACTCCTATTCCTCGGATG ATGAAAGACTATATTGCCACCCCAAAACCTAATGGCTATCAGAGTCTCCATACAACTGTAATTCCTTTCTTGTATGAAAGCATGTTGCGGCTAGAAGTGCAG ATAAGAACAGAAGAGATGGATCTGATAGCTCAGAGAGGAATTGCTTCTCATTATAGTGGGAGAGGATTTGTTACTGTTTTAATTGGGCGTAGTCTCCCTAATGGTAGAAGTTCAAGAGGGAAGACTGTTTGCCTTAACAATGCAAACATTGCGCTCAGG ATTGGCTGGCTCAATGCAATTAGAGAATGGCAAGAAGAATTTGTTGGCAACATGAGCTCTAGAGAATTTGTTGAAACTATCACTAGAGATCTATTAGGTAGTCGTGTGTTTGTGTTTACTCCCAGGGGAGAG ATAAAAAATCTTCCTAAAGGAGCAACTGTTATTGACTATGCATACATGATACACACTGAAATTGGCAACAAAATGGTAGCAGCAAAG GTCAATGGAAATCTTGTTTCTCCTATGCATGTACTTGTAAATGCAGAAGTTGTGGAGATAATCACTTATAAT TCACTTACCGGAAAATCAGCTTTTCAGAGGCACAAACAGTGGTTGCAACATGCAAAAACACGTAGTGCCAGGCACAAaattatgaaa TTCTTAAGGGAGCAAGCAGCCCTGTCTGTTGCTGAAATAACAGCCGATAAAGTAAATGACTTCATTGCTGATTCTGAAGaagagattgaagcagaagagCTCCCAAGTACCTTCAAAGGATACAAACCTATATGGGAAAAAATGATGGGGAATGTTGTAGAAGTTTCATTGCCAGAACGAAGTTCTATAGATCCGTTTCAAATTACAAATGGAAGCGCCTTGGCTCCCAAGGTGAATGGGAAGCACAACAAGAATGTTCAGCATGTAAGTTTAAAGGCTGCAGGGGAGTCCTTGTCGCAAGGGAATGGCATTGCCAAAATGTTGCAAGCTAACATTCCAATGTGCAAGGAAGCCTTGCCCAGTTTAGAAAGTTGGCAGGCCAGCAAGGTTGCATCGTGGCATAGTATTGAAGGGCACTCCATACAATGGTTCTGTGTGGTTTGTGTTGATCGAAAAG GTATGATGGCTGAGGTTACTACAGCATTGGCAGCTGCAGGCATTACAATTTGTTCTTGTGTG GCTGAGATTGACGGGGAAAGGGGAATGGCGGTCATGTTATTTCACGTCGAAGGAAATGTGGAAAGTTTG GTTATTGCATGCTCAAGCATCGATATAATTCTAGGCGTATTGGGATGGTCTACGGGTTGCAGCGTACCTAGCTCAATGGATAATCTGCAATATCTTGAATGCTGA